CGTTCCAGGCCCTGGCCATGCTGCGCTGCGGCCTCGAACTGTCGGATGCCGACCTCGCCGTGGCCTGCGCATCACACAGCGGGGAGCCCGAGCACCTTCGGCGCGTCGAGTCCGTCCTCCGCACGCACGGCCTCGGCGAGGCCGACCTCCAGTGCCCGCCCGCCCTGCCGGGTGACGAGGAGACCCGCCATGCGGTGCTGCGATCGGGCGGCGGGCCCCGCAGGCTGGCGATGAACTGCTCCGGCAAGCACGCCGCGATGCTGGCCGCCTGTGTTCGCGCGGGCTGGTCGACCGAGGACTATCGAGCACCGTCGCATCCGCTTCAGGTGGAGATTCGCCGAACGATCGAGGAGCTGACGGGCGAACCCGTCGCGGCGACCGCTGTCGACGGCTGTGGCGCCCCGCTGGCGGCGTTCTCGCTGACCGGGCTGGTTCGCGCCTTCGCAAGCCTCGTGCAGGCACCTCCCGGCACGCCGCAGCGCCGGATCGCCGACGTGATGCGGAAGCACCCGTTCCTGGTGTCCGGCACCGGACGCGAGGACAACCTGATGATGACCGCCGTGCCCGGCGTGCTGAGCAAGGCGGGTGCGGAGGGTGTCGCCGCCGTCGCGCTTCCGGGCGGACGAGCCGCGGCGATCAAGATCGAGGACGGTCACGCCCGAGCCAGGCTGCCGGTCCTCGTCGGCGCGCTGCGGGAACTCGGCGTCGCACCGTCCGAGGCGCTCGACGCACTCGCGACGGAACCGGTCCTCGGCGCGGGCAGCCGGGTCGGCGACGTCCGGCTGATGCCGGACGTCTTCGACCTCGCCGGACAGCTCAGCTGAACCGTTCCCGAGAAGCCACCTCGGCCCAGAAGTCGCGGAGCTTCTCGTAGAGCTCGGCGATCACCGCTGCCTCGCCCTCCTCGAACGCCTCAACCATCCGGTGCACGTCCTGCGCCGAGGTGTCCTCGGACAGCTCCTCGTCGTCCATGAGCTGCACGAGGCCGCCGTAGTCGAGTTCGAGGGCGGACCCGGGGTGGAAGTGGTCCAGCCACCGTCCCGTGTCCCGCAGCAGCGCCGCAGGCCCTTCCGGTCCGATGGACTCGCGCACGACACCGTGTGCGTGCTCGGCACGCCTGCGGGCGTCGGCGAGGGGCACCCGCCAGCTCACCCGTCGCTCCGGGTCGTCGAGCGGGGCGAGCACGAGCCGACGAGCAGCGGGGTCGACCAGCGAGAACCACGGCAACGGCACGCTCCAGGTGGAGCTGACCACGTGCACCGCTCCACCGGCCATCTCGGCCACCACGGCAGCCGCCCTGGACCGCACGGCGTCCGGAGCCATCGGCAGGGCCTCGGCCAACAGCGGCGGTGAGGCGGTGGACAGGAATCCGACCATGCCCGCCGCCGCTCGCGCCCGGATGTCGAGCGGGCAGACCAGCAGGTCATGGGCCGTCGAG
The Actinoalloteichus fjordicus DNA segment above includes these coding regions:
- a CDS encoding asparaginase — protein: MSVPLVEVVRSGFRECVHRGSVALWADGRLSARSVGAVDVPMFPRSSNKPFQALAMLRCGLELSDADLAVACASHSGEPEHLRRVESVLRTHGLGEADLQCPPALPGDEETRHAVLRSGGGPRRLAMNCSGKHAAMLAACVRAGWSTEDYRAPSHPLQVEIRRTIEELTGEPVAATAVDGCGAPLAAFSLTGLVRAFASLVQAPPGTPQRRIADVMRKHPFLVSGTGREDNLMMTAVPGVLSKAGAEGVAAVALPGGRAAAIKIEDGHARARLPVLVGALRELGVAPSEALDALATEPVLGAGSRVGDVRLMPDVFDLAGQLS